A genomic window from Elusimicrobia bacterium HGW-Elusimicrobia-1 includes:
- a CDS encoding 16S rRNA (cytosine(1402)-N(4))-methyltransferase, whose translation MKHIPVLVEEIVNFLSPVTGGFYVDATLGTGGHSRRILESCPDARVTGMDVDPAAVALAVENLKDFGGRFTAVTDNYRNIAAVTERFGKADGILADLGMSSLQLDDPSRGFSFGADGVLDMRMSPRLPLTAADVVNKFPADELERIFREYGDERYARRIAGAVASERKSRAFCGAADFAAFVASKAPRGRGGIHPATRVFQALRIYVNSELDNLDALLAAAPAALKSGGRLAVISFHSKEDGAVKRAFKSMAADGTARLLTKKPVRPSDGEIASNPRSRSAKLRVMEKI comes from the coding sequence ATGAAGCACATCCCGGTGCTCGTCGAAGAAATCGTGAATTTCCTGTCCCCCGTCACGGGCGGATTTTACGTAGACGCTACCCTGGGGACGGGCGGACACTCAAGAAGGATACTTGAATCCTGCCCCGACGCGCGGGTGACGGGAATGGACGTAGACCCGGCGGCGGTGGCGCTGGCCGTCGAGAATCTCAAAGATTTCGGCGGCAGATTTACCGCCGTGACCGACAATTACAGAAACATCGCCGCGGTTACGGAGCGATTCGGCAAAGCCGACGGCATACTGGCCGATCTGGGGATGTCGTCGCTGCAGCTCGACGACCCGTCGCGCGGGTTTTCGTTCGGCGCGGACGGCGTCCTCGATATGAGAATGTCGCCGCGGCTTCCGTTGACTGCCGCCGACGTCGTGAATAAATTCCCCGCCGACGAGCTTGAAAGAATATTCCGCGAGTACGGCGACGAAAGATACGCGCGACGGATAGCCGGTGCGGTCGCCTCGGAAAGAAAATCGCGCGCGTTTTGCGGCGCGGCGGATTTTGCGGCTTTTGTGGCTTCTAAGGCGCCGCGCGGCCGCGGGGGAATACATCCGGCCACGCGGGTTTTTCAGGCGCTCAGGATATACGTCAACTCGGAACTGGATAATCTCGACGCCCTGCTGGCGGCCGCTCCCGCCGCGCTCAAATCCGGAGGGCGTTTGGCGGTGATAAGTTTTCACTCGAAAGAGGACGGCGCCGTTAAAAGAGCTTTTAAGTCGATGGCGGCCGACGGAACCGCGCGTTTGCTGACCAAGAAGCCCGTGAGGCCGTCGGACGGTGAGATTGCGTCCAACCCGCGCAGTCGCTCGGCTAAGCTGAGAGTAATGGAAAAAATATGA
- a CDS encoding phospho-N-acetylmuramoyl-pentapeptide-transferase yields MLYHLLFGLRNIFSPLNIFQYITFRAFGAIFTSFILTIILTNLMVAYMKRRMITQPIRDDGPATHHAKQGTPTMGGIAILVSMAVTTALWARLDNRFILWLLGGVIFLGMLGFADDYLKHVKKNSRGLSASKKLAGQIVLAVSVALYLRQYPAAAAFADTINIPYLKDAYIGLGALYAAFVVFVILGASNGVNFTDGLDGLAIGNLVVAAFTFSIFAYLAGNVRFAQYLKIIYVPGAGEITVYLAAMLGTGLGFLWYNTHPAQIFMGDTGSLFLGGGLGMVAVFIKQELLLVIIGGVFVAEVLSVILQVQYFKRTGKRIFRMAPLHHHYELGGLSEPKITVRFIIISIVLSLVALASLKLR; encoded by the coding sequence ATGCTTTATCATTTACTGTTCGGTTTAAGGAACATCTTTTCGCCGCTTAATATTTTCCAGTATATAACCTTCCGTGCTTTCGGCGCCATATTTACGTCTTTCATCCTGACGATTATTCTGACCAATCTTATGGTCGCGTATATGAAGCGCCGCATGATTACGCAGCCGATAAGAGACGACGGTCCCGCCACGCATCACGCCAAGCAAGGCACCCCGACAATGGGCGGAATAGCCATACTTGTTTCCATGGCGGTTACTACCGCGCTTTGGGCGCGACTTGATAACAGGTTCATACTCTGGCTTCTTGGCGGTGTTATATTTTTGGGGATGCTGGGCTTTGCCGACGACTATCTTAAACACGTCAAGAAAAATTCGCGGGGACTGTCCGCGTCAAAAAAACTTGCAGGGCAGATTGTTCTGGCCGTATCCGTGGCGCTCTACCTGAGGCAATATCCGGCGGCGGCGGCTTTTGCCGACACCATCAACATTCCGTATCTTAAAGACGCCTACATAGGCCTCGGCGCGCTTTATGCGGCGTTTGTCGTATTCGTCATTCTCGGCGCGTCCAACGGCGTAAACTTTACCGACGGGCTCGACGGTCTGGCCATAGGCAATCTTGTGGTGGCGGCTTTCACTTTTTCGATTTTCGCTTATCTGGCCGGCAATGTGCGTTTTGCGCAGTATCTTAAAATAATTTATGTGCCGGGAGCGGGCGAAATAACGGTTTATCTGGCGGCTATGCTCGGCACCGGTCTGGGTTTTTTATGGTACAACACGCATCCCGCGCAGATATTCATGGGCGATACCGGTTCGCTTTTTCTTGGCGGCGGATTGGGCATGGTGGCGGTTTTCATAAAACAGGAACTGCTTCTGGTTATTATCGGAGGTGTTTTCGTGGCCGAAGTTTTATCCGTGATACTGCAGGTGCAGTATTTTAAAAGAACGGGCAAAAGAATTTTCCGCATGGCGCCGCTGCACCATCATTATGAACTCGGCGGGTTATCCGAACCCAAAATAACCGTAAGATTCATAATAATTTCGATAGTGCTTTCTCTGGTGGCGCTCGCTTCGTTAAAATTGCGTTGA
- the murD gene encoding UDP-N-acetylmuramoyl-L-alanine--D-glutamate ligase, which yields MKIGIMGFGLTGAAVAQFALDSGCDVFVSESRASSPLALDPSLRRKKTFGAEFGGHTAKLLDADLIVKSPGIRSDEKILLSAAKKGIPVTGELDFVFARIPRPAKVVAITGTNGKTTVTALAGAILKKKFPRVFVCGNIGLPLAAVAKKIGPRDALVLEVSSYQLEDARFFRPDVSVILNVTPDHLEHHGNMSAYAAAKSRIFLNQRPDDRCVLNFDDKICRHLAAKAPCKKVFFSVRRKLSRGAYYDDGVFNLNLSGRAEKIKLNLAIPGEHNISNALAAFAACRLAGAGVAQIKSAGSKFNGVEHRIESVAVKKGVGYINDSKATNVSSVEVALKALPVGIWLIMGGRDKGSPYAPLLPLIRKKVKGIFLIGEAAVRIGAELRGSAAVYFSGDLKTAVSSAAKKAQAGDIVLLSPACSSYDQFENFERRGEAFKKIVGAL from the coding sequence ATGAAAATAGGAATAATGGGTTTCGGCTTAACCGGAGCGGCGGTTGCGCAATTCGCTCTGGATTCCGGATGCGATGTTTTCGTGTCCGAATCGCGGGCTTCCTCGCCGCTTGCTCTTGATCCGTCGCTGCGCCGAAAAAAAACTTTCGGCGCGGAATTCGGCGGGCATACCGCCAAGCTTCTTGACGCCGATCTGATAGTCAAAAGTCCCGGCATCCGTTCCGACGAGAAAATTCTTCTGTCGGCCGCAAAAAAGGGAATTCCGGTCACGGGGGAACTTGATTTCGTGTTCGCGCGGATTCCCCGTCCCGCAAAAGTAGTGGCTATAACCGGCACCAACGGCAAGACCACGGTCACGGCGCTTGCGGGCGCGATACTCAAAAAGAAATTTCCGAGAGTATTCGTTTGCGGCAATATAGGGCTGCCTCTTGCGGCGGTGGCAAAAAAAATCGGTCCGAGGGACGCGCTTGTTCTTGAGGTTTCAAGCTATCAGCTCGAGGATGCCCGGTTTTTTCGTCCGGATGTGTCCGTGATACTCAATGTGACTCCCGATCACCTGGAACATCACGGCAATATGAGCGCGTACGCGGCCGCAAAGAGCAGAATATTTTTGAATCAGCGTCCTGATGACCGCTGCGTACTCAACTTTGACGACAAAATCTGCCGTCATCTTGCGGCCAAGGCGCCGTGCAAAAAAGTATTTTTCAGCGTTCGCCGCAAACTTTCCCGCGGGGCTTATTATGACGACGGTGTGTTTAATCTGAATCTGTCGGGCCGCGCGGAAAAAATAAAACTGAATCTGGCGATTCCGGGCGAGCACAACATATCCAACGCTCTGGCGGCTTTCGCCGCGTGTCGTTTGGCCGGCGCCGGTGTGGCTCAGATAAAATCCGCCGGCTCGAAATTCAATGGCGTGGAACATCGCATAGAGTCCGTCGCGGTAAAAAAAGGAGTCGGATATATCAACGATTCCAAGGCCACCAATGTATCTTCCGTCGAAGTGGCGCTCAAAGCGCTGCCCGTCGGCATTTGGCTGATTATGGGCGGACGCGATAAGGGATCGCCTTACGCGCCGCTGCTGCCGCTCATACGGAAAAAAGTAAAGGGTATATTTCTGATAGGAGAGGCCGCCGTCAGGATAGGCGCCGAGCTTCGCGGTTCCGCCGCGGTATATTTCAGCGGAGATTTGAAAACGGCCGTTTCGTCGGCCGCTAAAAAGGCGCAAGCCGGCGATATCGTTTTACTGTCGCCCGCGTGTTCGTCGTACGACCAGTTCGAAAATTTCGAGCGTCGCGGAGAGGCCTTCAAAAAAATCGTGGGGGCTCTCTGA
- a CDS encoding UDP-N-acetylmuramoyl-L-alanyl-D-glutamate--2,6-diaminopimelate ligase — translation MKLSELLANIPGINAEHNNIPDVEISGVRTDSRKTRRGDLFVALDGARAKGADFASAAFAAGAVAALVPATSGLAPEGKIITAADINAAVAAITSRFFGNPSAKMQVIGVTGTNGKTTFTYLMEAISSRVKKTGVIGTINYRYGGKIFPAPNTTPFAGDLAELLANMKSRGVKTVVMEVSSHSLSQRRVDGVEFDCAVFTNLTQDHLDYHGDMQSYFEAKKRLFADLMAKSPKKNKTCVVNIDDEWGGKLAQSIASIEGGARIVTCSAQGSADARMSDLRMSPRGAAFTCEISGLKHKFETQLIGRYNISNAFLAAVAALSCGFSASDVKKGISALKRIPGRLETIHARKGFTVVIDYAHTPDALSKVIGTLRDLRPGRLITVFGCGGDRDRTKRPMMGAAAAEGSDLVVVTSDNPRTEDPHKIILDIEIGIKKTGASNYSIIMDRKEAIGYAIGAARPRDIVLLAGKGHETCQIIGEEKIPFSDYDVAVEAIKNRA, via the coding sequence ATGAAACTTTCAGAACTGCTTGCAAATATCCCCGGAATAAACGCGGAACATAACAATATCCCCGATGTGGAGATATCGGGCGTCCGCACGGATTCAAGAAAGACGCGCCGCGGCGATCTTTTTGTGGCGCTCGATGGAGCCCGCGCGAAGGGCGCGGATTTTGCGTCCGCGGCGTTTGCCGCCGGAGCCGTCGCGGCCCTCGTTCCCGCGACGAGCGGTCTTGCCCCCGAAGGCAAAATAATAACGGCCGCCGACATCAACGCCGCCGTCGCCGCGATAACTTCGCGGTTTTTCGGAAATCCTTCCGCGAAAATGCAAGTGATAGGCGTGACGGGCACCAACGGCAAAACCACTTTCACTTATCTTATGGAAGCGATATCTTCCCGCGTCAAAAAAACAGGCGTTATAGGCACAATAAATTATCGCTACGGCGGAAAAATTTTCCCGGCGCCCAACACGACGCCGTTTGCCGGCGATCTTGCCGAACTTTTGGCGAATATGAAGTCGCGCGGGGTCAAGACCGTCGTTATGGAGGTGTCGAGCCATTCGCTTTCGCAGCGCCGCGTCGACGGTGTGGAGTTCGACTGCGCCGTGTTCACCAATCTCACGCAGGATCATCTGGACTATCACGGAGATATGCAGAGTTATTTTGAAGCCAAGAAGCGCCTGTTCGCGGACTTGATGGCCAAGAGTCCGAAAAAGAATAAAACCTGCGTGGTCAATATCGACGATGAATGGGGGGGGAAACTCGCGCAGTCGATTGCTTCCATCGAGGGCGGCGCGCGGATTGTGACTTGTTCCGCGCAAGGTTCCGCCGACGCGCGGATGTCTGACTTGCGTATGAGCCCGCGAGGCGCCGCTTTTACGTGCGAGATATCGGGGCTCAAACATAAATTCGAGACGCAATTGATAGGGAGATATAATATTTCCAACGCTTTTCTGGCGGCGGTCGCGGCGCTGTCCTGCGGGTTTTCCGCGTCCGACGTCAAAAAGGGCATATCAGCCCTGAAGCGCATTCCCGGACGTCTGGAAACTATTCATGCCAGAAAAGGTTTTACAGTCGTCATAGATTACGCGCACACTCCCGACGCCTTATCCAAAGTGATAGGCACTCTGCGGGATCTTCGACCCGGCCGTCTGATAACCGTTTTCGGATGCGGCGGCGACCGCGACAGAACCAAGCGTCCCATGATGGGCGCCGCCGCCGCGGAGGGCAGCGACTTAGTCGTGGTGACGTCGGATAATCCCCGCACGGAGGATCCGCATAAAATAATTCTGGATATCGAGATAGGCATAAAAAAAACCGGCGCTTCAAATTACAGCATAATAATGGACAGAAAAGAGGCCATCGGCTATGCCATAGGAGCCGCCCGTCCGCGGGATATTGTGCTTCTTGCGGGCAAGGGCCACGAAACCTGCCAGATAATAGGCGAAGAAAAAATACCGTTCAGCGATTATGACGTCGCCGTCGAGGCAATTAAAAACCGCGCATGA